GTCCGCTGCGCGTGGCGCGCGGTGTCCGCGGTCGACGAGATCTTCGCCCGCTCCGGCGGGAACGCGGTGCGCCGCACCAACGCGGTGCAGCGGTTCTGGCGCGACGCGCACGTCGGCCTGCAGCACGCCATCCACATCCCCGGCTCGATCTACCACTCGAATGCCCTGACCTCGATGGGTATCGAGCCCACCGAGCAGCTCCGGGCCCTGATCTGAACCGCGATCCACGACTGGAGAGGAAGTCATGACCGACATCAGCTCGCTGGGCTACGTCCGGGTCCGCGCCACGGACCTCGACGCCTGGCGCGAGTTCGCCAACGACACCATCGGTTTCGCCGAGGGGAGCGGTCCGGAGGAGGACGCGCTGTACCTGCGTCTGGACGAGCGGATCGGCCGGATCGTGGTGCTCCCGGGCGAGGAGGACAGGGTGGAGGCGGTGGGCTGGGAGGTCCGCGACCACCTGGCCCTGCGGCGGGTCCAGTCCGCGGTCGAAGCAGCCGGGCTCGCCCCGAAACCGCTGACGCTGGAGGAGGCCGACACCCGCAGGGTGGAGGCGGGCATCGCCTTCGAAGCCCCGGGCGGCACCCCGCTGGAGATCTTCCACGGTCCCGCGCTGGACCACAGCCCGGTGGCGACGAAGTTCGACAACCGCTTCGTCACCGGTCAGCTGGGCCTGGGCCACGTCGTGGTCCCGGTCAGCGACCTCGACGAGGCCTACCGCTTCTACGCCGAAACGCTCGGTTTCCTGCCCCGCGGCGCGTTCCGGCTGCCCGCCCCGCCGGAACACGGTCCGGTGCGGCTCCGGTTCATGGGCGTGAACGCGCGGCACCACAGCCTCGCGCTGCTGCCGTCGCCCGACCTCAAGGCGCCCGCCCTGGTGCACATCATGGTGGAGCTGGAAGACCTCGACCAGGTCGGCCGCGCGCTGGACCGGGTGGTGGACGCCGGATTCCACGTCTCGTCCACGCTGGGCCGCCACACCAACGACAAGATGGTCTCGTTCTACGTCCGGACCCCGGGCGGCTGGGACCTCGAGGTCGGCTGCGACGGCATGCTGGTCGACCAGAGCTCCTACACGGCGGAGGAGATCACCGCGGACAGCTACTGGGGCCACAAGTGGGATTTCGGGTCCTGATCCACCCGGAGACGGGGCGCGGAGGGGCTTCCTCCGCGCCACCCGCCCGGTGCGGCGTCGACCGCACCATCGGCACGACGAGGACGTGGAGTGGGACATGAACCGTTACGAACGTCGGCGCGCACTCATCACCGGGGCGGGCTCGGGCATCGGACAGGCGACCGTGCTCCGCGTGCTGGCTGAAGGCGGCAGCGTCGTGGCGGCGGACATCAGCGAGCCGGGCCTGGCCGACACCGTGCAGAAGGCCGGTGCGGACGCCGACCGGCTCACCGCGCTCGTGCTCGACGTCTCCGACGAGGAATCCGTCAAGGACGTCGTCGCCGAGGCCGTCTCCGCGCTCGGCGGCCTGGACGTCCTGGTCAACGCGGCCGGGATCCTGCGGTCCGCGCACAGCCACGAGATGACTCTCGCGGGCTTCCACGAGATCCTCTCGGTGAACCTGGTGGGCACCTTCCTGGTGATCCGCGAGGCCATCCCGGCGCTGCTGGAGGGCAACGGCTCCGCCGTGGTCAACTTCAGCTCGACCTCGGCGGCCTTCGCGCACCCGTACATGGCGGCCTACGCGGCGAGCAAGGGTGGCATCCAGTCCATGACGCACGCCCTCGCCGGTGAGTACGCCAAGCGCGGCATCCGCTTCACCGCGGTGCAACCCGGCTCGATCTCGTCGGGCATGACCGACGGCAGCGGCGCCAGCAGGTCGAGCGTCGGCCCGGGCCTGCCCGAGGGCGCCGACATGTCCCTGTTCGCGAAGCTGAGCCCGGCCATCGGCGACGGCTTCGCCGGTCCGGAGACCGTCGCGTCGGTGGTGGCCATGCTCGGCTCCGAGGACGGCAAGTTCATCACGGGCACCGAGATCCGCATCGACGGCGGAACGCACTTCTGACGCCCCTCGCCCACGAAGCGTTCCGGGACGAACACGCGCAGCGATCGATGCGCCTGGCCCCGCACGCTTCTAGCCGCCGCGGAGGGCGGCGATGGCCCGCCCACCGAAGACGTGGGTGGCGATCAGCTTGGACGTGGCTGCGTTCGACGCGGCGCGTTCGGCGACCCGGGAGATCGCGCTGCGGACGTTGCGCGGTCGCCGGGAGCGGCACCGCGCACGACAGCTCGACGTCCGGCTCAGCGGCCTCGACTCCTTGCACGCGAGCGTGGTGCTGATCGTCCGGATCACCCAAGAGGTGCTGCAGCAGCACGACGAAGTGCCGTCGTGGATGTACCGGGCGATCGCGGAGTTGGCCGAGGCGGTCGAGATCCTCGCCGAGTCACCCACTTCGGCCGAGCATCGCCACCGCGCGCACGATCTCGCCCAACGCCTGGCACGTCTGGAAACCACCGGTCTGCCACACCCGGTCGCCGCGCTGGCAACGGAAGTCCGCTTCGCCGCCGCGGACCTCCTCGAGCTGACTGCGACCGGGAAGGAAGCCCCGTAGTACCGCCCGCACCAGCAGTCCGCCGAGCAAGCTCCAGCTGATCCCGGCGAGCCGGATGGCAACCCTCGATCCGCGCTAGATGCCCGCGCCGGCTTGCTGGATCTCGTCGTCGACGCGGTGGGCGAGATCGACGTCCAGCTGGGTGACCCCGCCTACTGCCTTGGTCCGCGCGGTGAGCACAGCGGTGCCGCCCTTGCGGTCGATGTCCGGTCCGCGCCCGGTCCTGCGGCGCAGGGCGTCAAGACGATCCAGCACGCCGTCCAGGTTCTCCGGCGGCAGCTCGAGGACGCGGGAGATCCCGTCGTTGTCCCCGGACCACTGCGGCAGCCGTTCCAGCTCCTGGCGCAGCTCCTCGTCGGTGAGGCGCGGCTGGTGACCGGTCGGACCCGTCACGCCACCCCCGGCGTCCAGCGGTTGCGTGAGCGCGCGCACGTCTTCCGGCAGGTCGAGCTGTTCGATCAGGTTCGGGTCCTGGCCGGCGATCGAGGCGAGAACCGCCTGCGCCCGGTAGCGGGCCTCCTCTGGCGTTCGGCGGCCCAGCTGTGCGAGCCGCTGCACGAAGTTGGCCGGTTCCACGTCCCCGGAGGGGGAGTCCTTGGCCAACTCCGCCGGCAGCTCCGCCAGCAGCACTGCCCGTTGCGACTCGTCGAGCACGCCGGCGAGCGCGGTCACGGTCACCTCAGCGGCGGCACGGGCTTCACCGGTCCCGAGACCGGCCGTGCTGCCGATGTCGTCGAGCAGTTGGTCGTACTTCACCATCGCCTGCCTCCTTTTCCCTCTGGATCCGCTTTCGCCACCTGGTCCTGGCGAGCTCAGCCCACGACCATCCGCCTCCTGACGTACGGCAGGTAGCCGATGTCCTCGTGCGGGAGCCCGTCCAGGTCGATCTCCTGGGGCAACGCCGCGGCCGGCCCTTGCTCCAACAGGTACCTGATCGACTCGACCACGAACCTCTCCTCATCGGGTGCCGCAACGTTGAGCTGGTCCAGGAGTTCCGGGGAGAACAGCACCCGGTGGGTCGTCGTCAATTCGGATTGGCGCACCTCGACGCGGTACTCCCCGCCCGCGGTCCGCAGCGCCGTTATGTCCTCAGCTGCCATTGCACCGCCCTCGTTCACGACGTCGGTATGGTTCGACCGCATTCGCTTTCCCGTCGGCTACCCGAATACCGGTGCTGGTACGCACCAGGACCGGCGCGACCAGAACGGCGCGGGCTCAGCTCGCCCGCCGAGGGGTTCCTGGAATCGCCGATCCCGGATCGTGAGCACCGCATACTGGGCATGCGATTTTTCCTGGGCATGGTTCAGAACGAGCTTGCCCGGCGGGTCGGTGTTTCTCAGATTCGCGCAAGTTCGTTTTCGCATCGGTGCTATCGGGTAGGGCGCACCTGGAGATGTTTCCGGACAGCCACCGCGTGGCGAATTGGAGTGGCTAATGAGGACGGTGACCGACCTGCCGCACACAGTCGCGGAAGAGGAGCACATCTGGGTGCCGCTGTCGGACGGCACCCGGTTGGGGGCGAGGATTTGGCGCCCGGTCGGCTCCGAAGAGTCGCCGGTCCCGGCAGTGCTGGAATTCATTCCCTACCGCAAAGGGGACTTCACCGCTCCCCGGGACTCGATTCATCACCCTTATGTCGCAGGCCACGGCTATGCGTGCGCGCGCGTGGACCTGCGGGGCAGCGGTGAGTCGGAAGGCGTGCTCACCGACGAGTACCTGGAGCAGGAGCTGCTCGACGGGGAAGACGTCCTCAAGTGGCTGGCAGAACAGCCGTGGTGCGACGGCCGAGTCGGCATGATGGGGATTTCCTGGGGCGGGTTCAACGCCCTCCAGCTCGCCGCTCGTCGTCCGGAGGAGCTCCGGGCGATCGCCACCGTGTGCTCCTCCGACGACCGGTACGCCGATGACGTCCACTACATGGGCGGCTGCCTGCTCGGTGACAACCTCTCGTGGGCGTCGACGATGTTCGCGTACAACTCCTGCCCTCCCGATCCGGACCTGGTCGGGGAGTCATGGCGCAAGATGTGGCTGGACCGGCTGGACGGCAGCGGGTTGTGGCTCGACGAGTGGTTGCGCCATCCCACTCGCGATGAGTACTGGCGGCACGGGTCCGTCTGCGAGGACTACTCGGCGGTCGAATGCCCGGTGCTCGCGGTGAGCGGATGGGCGGATGGTTACACCAACACGGTGTTCCGGTTGATGGATTCCCTCGACGTACCCCGCAAAGGACTTGTCGGGCCGTGGTCCCACACCTATCCGCACCTCGGCCAGCCAGGACCCGCGATCGGATTCCTGCAGGAACTCGTGCGTTGGTGGGACCGGTGGCTCAAAGGCATCGACAACGACGTGATGGACGGGCCGATGCTGAACGTGTGGATGCAGGACAGCGTCCCGCCTTCCACGTCCTACGAAGAGCGGCCGGGGCGCTGGGTCGGTGAAATGACGTGGCCGTCGCCGGATGTGCACGTGCAGCAATACCTTTTGGGATTGAACACGCTGGAGCCCGCTGGGCGCGATGTGCCGGTGCGCCCGCTGAACGTGATGTCGCCGCTGTCGGTGGGGCAGTACGCGGGCAAGTGGTGTTCCTACAACACACCACCGGATCTCCCGTACGACCAGCGGGAGGAGGACGGCGGCTCGCTGGTCTTCGACAGCGCTCCGCTGCAGGAGCGTTGCGAGATCCTCGGTTCGCCGGCTGTTGACCTGGAATTCGAGGTGGACAAGCCGGTGGCGATGGTTGCGGTGCGGCTTTCGGACGTGGCACCCGATGGTCGTGCCACGCGCGTGACGTACGGCCTGCTGAACCTCACGCATCGAGATGGCCACGAGTCGCCGCGCGCTCTGGAACCAGGGCAGCGTTACCGTGTCAGGGTTGAGCTCAATGCGTGCGCGCAGGCCTTTCCCCAAGGGCACAGGATCCGGCTGGCGGTGTCGACTTCGTACTGGCCGCTGGCGTGGCCGCCGCCGGAACCGGTGTGCATGAGCGTCTACAGCGGACAGAGTTCGGTCGCCCTGCCGGTCCGGCCGAACGGCGTGCCGGATCGTCTTCCGGCCATTCCCTTCGGAGAGCCCGAAGGTGCTCCGCCGGTGCTCCAGACCCAGCTGCGGCCGGGGGAGGAGCGTTGGCAGGTGTCGAGGGACCTGGTCGATTACGTGTCCGCGCTCGAAGTGGTCGGAGATGCGGGAGTGATCAGGTTGGAGGGCCTCGGACTGGAGATCGCTCGCAGGTGCTACGAGCGGTACGGCTGGGTTGGCGATGATTTCGGCTCCGTGAGCGGCCGGGCCGAATGGACGCTGCGCTTCGCCCGTGACGGCTGGCAGGTGGAGACGGTCACCCGCACCGTGCTCACCTGCGACGCGGAGGAGTTCCACCTGCATGCCGAGCTCGACGCCTACGAGGACGGGCGGCGCATCTTCTCGCGGAACTGGCAGCAGTCCATCCCGCGCGACCACGTGTGACGGGGACGGCGCTCGGAGCGGCTCGCGCTGCCGAGCGCCGCCACCGAGGTGAACGGGCCTATTCGCTGAACTCGAAGTGCAGGGCGTCGACGCAGCGCTGATAGAGCTCGTTGAGCTCTGCTTCGTCGTTGGCGCCGATGAAGATGTCCGCGAGTTCGTAGCTGTAGCTGTCCTGACCCGGTAGGTCGGAGAGCCGCTCGCCCTGGCCGGGGATGACCTGGACGGTGACGCCGGGCAAGCGGTGCTCGATCTCCGCGATCTCCTCTTCGCTGGGAACCCGCCGAACGACGCCGTCGGTGAACCGGCGGAGAAACCACTTGGCCGCGACGCGGTGCCTGCCCTGTCCGCGGGGCAGTCGAGGCTGCTCCCCGAGCGCCAGGTGGACCATGCACTGGAGGTTGGGCGACCCGTCGACGGCCTCGAACAGCCGAGCATGCGACTGGGACAGCCTCGGGTTGACCTCGATGATGTTGATGGCGTCGGTGTCGGGGTCCCAGAAGTACTCGATGTTGAACGTGCTCGGAGTCAGGCCGATCTGCTCGATCAGTCTGACGGAGATGTCTTCCAGCCGAATCCGCACGGCTTCGGGCACGTTCGAGGGGTACTGGTAGCGCAGGAAGCTCGACGTTCCCTCGTAGTTGATCGAGTCGACGACGCCGTAGGCGTGCACCTGCCCGTGGGCGCTGTAGCCCTCGACGGTCACCTGACGGCCCTTCACGGCTTCCTCCGCGAGGCACGCTTGCCCGCCGGCCTCGGCGATCTCCTGGGGGAGGTCCAGGTGCTCCAGCAGCTCGTCGAAGGGCTTGCCGATCTTGCCGATGCCCTGCCTGATGTTGTCCACGGCGTCGTCGAACTCCGCGCTGCTGGTGACCTTGTAGGCGAGGTCGGAGGAGAACGACTTGACCGGTTTCAGCCAGGCGGGAAAGCCGAGCCCGGCCGGCATCGTCGGGTTGTTCTCCAGGTCGACCAGGCCGAATCCGGGGTGGGCGGTGGTGACCTTCTGCTGCTCGAGCCGGCTCCAGTACTTGTGCTCGCACTTGACCACCGCCTCCAGCGGTGGGGAGGGCAGGTCGTACCGCTGGCACAGGATCGGCACCAACGAGCTCACGGGGAAGTCCCAGTAGCCGGTGATCGCATCGATCTCGCCGTCGAAGCTCTCCAGCTGTCGTTGCGCGCGGGAGAGGAGCTCGGTGAAGCCGGCCGCGCTTCGGCCGACGAGCTCGTCGAAGCCGAGCAAGGAGTGGAACCTGCATTCCTCCAGTCCCGGTAGCCGTCGAAGGCTGTCCAGGTTCAGTTCGTCCATCCCCAGCACGAAGATGTTCTTCGGCTCGGACGTTGCTTCAGAAGACGCGCGTTCGGAAGGAATCGTCATCTCCTTTGTTCGAGCTGGTGCCGCCTGGATTGCGCGTCCGCTACCGGTGCGCCGGTGATGGGACGTTCAAGAGCTTCGTTATCCGGGTGGTCGCATCCCGCGCCTCCGGGAGGGACTGCAGGATCCAGCCGTGGAACATCCCCGGGTATTCCTCGTAGTCGATGCCCACCCCGCGCTGCGCGGTGAGCTCGCGAAGCCGCCGTGCATCGGCGAGGAGGACGTCGCGAGTCGCCGCGTACACGCTGAGCGGCGCTAGGCCGTCGAGATCGCCGTAAATGGGGCTGAGACGCGCGTCGTGCGGATCCAGGTCCCTCGCGTAGAGACGACCGGCTTCGCGCAGCCCCTCGATGCCGAGGTAGGGATCGTGGCGGTCCAGCTCGGGCATCGACGGGTCGGTGACGGTGATGTCGAGCCAGGGCGAGATCAGCACGACCCGCTGGGGCTGCGGCCGGCCGCGGGCCTTCAGCCGCTGGGCGATGAACAGGCTCAGGGCGCCACCAGCCGAGTCGCCCATGACCACCTGGTTCTCAGGGGCCTCGGCACCGACGGTGGCCTCGTAGGACTCCCAGACCATTGGAATCGTCTCGCGGTAGCTGTGCGCCGGGGCCAAGGGGTACAAGGGAACCGTCACCGAGGCACCCGTCAGATCGATCAGCCTGTCCAGGAACTTCCAGTGCGCGGACTCGATCTGGTGCACGTATGCGCCGCCGTGCAGGTAGAAGATGTGCACCGGCCCGAGAGACGTCCGCGGGCGCAGCGTGTAGCAGCGGTGACCGTGAACATCTCGGCCGGTCACGTCGAACTTCGCACGAACCCAGCCGGGCAATTGCGACGTTTCGGTCTGGTTGCTCTCCGCGCTCCGCCGCAGAGCCCGAGCATCGGCGAAGACCCGCTTTCGGCGGGTCATCCGGTATTTCGCGATGACCGCTTTGCTCATCAGGCTCGCCATGGCCACCTCCTGACTCAGGTTCAGCACATCGCGGCCCGTGGATACCCACCTATCTGATGTTGAATCGCGGCCGATGACGTCATCGAACCCAACCGAGTGCCAGGACTACGAAGAACGCAGCCACCAGCAGCACCACGATGGTGATCGCGATCAGCCAGACCCACTTGGTGGCGTGCGCGCTGGGGCGACTGGTGTGCGAGAGGCCTTCGGTCGCGGATGCCGACTCGGGAGGGGTCTCACCCGGTGGTACCGATCCGCCTTCGTCGGAGAGCGGCGGCTCATCACCGTGACGGCGGCCCTCGCCCGGGGCCGAGTACGCGGTACGGTGAGGGCACGCCCTTGCACCGAACGCGGCAGCGGAGTGATTCCGCCGGTTTTTCGTTTCGGGGTTGTTGTCCCGGCCGGGACAGGGATGTCGTAGTGGATGGTCGGTCCTTCACCCGGTTGCCCTCTCTGGAGGCAGCCACATGAGCACACCCGAATCCTCGCTAGGAGCCCGGTCACCGCGGGTGACTCCCGATCTTCCCGGCCGCCATCCGGGTCTTGACCTGCGGTGCTCGCGTCCCACGAGCAAGTCCGTGGTGATCCGGGCGGGAGGTGAGCTGGACTGCCGAACCGCCGCCCGCCTGCATGAGCTGCTCGCGACTCGGTTGTCGTCAATGGTCGACACGGTCGTGCTGGACCTGTCCGGGCTGAGCTTCATCGGTGTGGCGGGGTTGGAGCTGCTGCTGCACGCCCACCGCCAGGCCAGCAGCCGCCGTGTGGATCTGCGGCTGGTCACCGGCGACGCGCACTGTCTGCGGCGGGCGCTGATAGCTGCAGAATCGACCGAGACGTTTCACTGCTACGTCACGCTGGAGCTGGCGCTGGCGACGGTGCCCGGACGGCGACGTGATCAGCACGCCACAGGCTGAGCGGGCTTGATGCGCATTCTGGGTGCGTGGCCGTGCCGTCGACCGACATCAGGTCGGTCTGGGCCCGAGGTGCGAAATCGTCATCTGCCGCCCCGGATGGGGGTCTTTTGCGTCTGCCATCACCCGGCCGGCGGGCTAGTGGGGGCGTTGTCCATCTTTCCATTGTTATGTCGCCATCTCGGATGCGATCTGCACACGAATGCTTTCCAGTTCGTCGAACTGCTGCTGTGCACGGGTGAGGAGGTTTCGCAGCATGTCGGCGTTCACGCGAGGTTCTTGCCCCGCGATGGCCAGCAGTGTTCGCCAGCCCGCCGCTTTGCCCTGCACGCCGAGGACAAGGGCTTCCAGTTCGATCAAAGCGCTCAGCGGCGAGCGATTCATCAAGGCCCCGTTGAGCTTCAGCCGTCCCGCCTTTTCTCCTGCCCAGCCCATGACAAGCTTGTAACGGGCGACCTTCACGTCGAGTTGCCGCATGATCTCCAGGAGTGATCGCCGGTCCTGGTCGATTTCGTGGGCGACAGCCGCCAAGCGTGGCATGATCTTCGCATCACGAGTGTTCCGGGTCGCTCGACGTGCCAATGCGACGCCACCGGTGGCGGCCGCCAGGTGATCGTTGAGGTAAATTTCCAGCATACGCTGCGAAGATGGAGTCTCCACGTCTTCGGGCACCTCCGAAGTTCGAATCAGCGCTCCTTCCGGGAATGCCCGAATTCGCAGTGGTCAAACCCCCCGAACATGGTCGACCTGGATCGCCGCGCAGCGCAATGGAGATTCTGATTTGCGCGACGTGCGAACGTCCGCGGGTTCGGAATTCGCGGCGTGTCAGCGGCCGGCGCCGCGCGGCCAATGTCCGGCTTGTTCGCGGGGCAGAATGGTCGCGGTTCACAGGCGAACATGCTCGCTCGCCTCGTGCTCGGCAGCGCGATGTCGGGCC
This portion of the Saccharopolyspora antimicrobica genome encodes:
- a CDS encoding VOC family protein, whose translation is MTDISSLGYVRVRATDLDAWREFANDTIGFAEGSGPEEDALYLRLDERIGRIVVLPGEEDRVEAVGWEVRDHLALRRVQSAVEAAGLAPKPLTLEEADTRRVEAGIAFEAPGGTPLEIFHGPALDHSPVATKFDNRFVTGQLGLGHVVVPVSDLDEAYRFYAETLGFLPRGAFRLPAPPEHGPVRLRFMGVNARHHSLALLPSPDLKAPALVHIMVELEDLDQVGRALDRVVDAGFHVSSTLGRHTNDKMVSFYVRTPGGWDLEVGCDGMLVDQSSYTAEEITADSYWGHKWDFGS
- a CDS encoding SDR family NAD(P)-dependent oxidoreductase, which translates into the protein MNRYERRRALITGAGSGIGQATVLRVLAEGGSVVAADISEPGLADTVQKAGADADRLTALVLDVSDEESVKDVVAEAVSALGGLDVLVNAAGILRSAHSHEMTLAGFHEILSVNLVGTFLVIREAIPALLEGNGSAVVNFSSTSAAFAHPYMAAYAASKGGIQSMTHALAGEYAKRGIRFTAVQPGSISSGMTDGSGASRSSVGPGLPEGADMSLFAKLSPAIGDGFAGPETVASVVAMLGSEDGKFITGTEIRIDGGTHF
- a CDS encoding DUF2267 domain-containing protein — translated: MVKYDQLLDDIGSTAGLGTGEARAAAEVTVTALAGVLDESQRAVLLAELPAELAKDSPSGDVEPANFVQRLAQLGRRTPEEARYRAQAVLASIAGQDPNLIEQLDLPEDVRALTQPLDAGGGVTGPTGHQPRLTDEELRQELERLPQWSGDNDGISRVLELPPENLDGVLDRLDALRRRTGRGPDIDRKGGTAVLTARTKAVGGVTQLDVDLAHRVDDEIQQAGAGI
- a CDS encoding CocE/NonD family hydrolase encodes the protein MRTVTDLPHTVAEEEHIWVPLSDGTRLGARIWRPVGSEESPVPAVLEFIPYRKGDFTAPRDSIHHPYVAGHGYACARVDLRGSGESEGVLTDEYLEQELLDGEDVLKWLAEQPWCDGRVGMMGISWGGFNALQLAARRPEELRAIATVCSSDDRYADDVHYMGGCLLGDNLSWASTMFAYNSCPPDPDLVGESWRKMWLDRLDGSGLWLDEWLRHPTRDEYWRHGSVCEDYSAVECPVLAVSGWADGYTNTVFRLMDSLDVPRKGLVGPWSHTYPHLGQPGPAIGFLQELVRWWDRWLKGIDNDVMDGPMLNVWMQDSVPPSTSYEERPGRWVGEMTWPSPDVHVQQYLLGLNTLEPAGRDVPVRPLNVMSPLSVGQYAGKWCSYNTPPDLPYDQREEDGGSLVFDSAPLQERCEILGSPAVDLEFEVDKPVAMVAVRLSDVAPDGRATRVTYGLLNLTHRDGHESPRALEPGQRYRVRVELNACAQAFPQGHRIRLAVSTSYWPLAWPPPEPVCMSVYSGQSSVALPVRPNGVPDRLPAIPFGEPEGAPPVLQTQLRPGEERWQVSRDLVDYVSALEVVGDAGVIRLEGLGLEIARRCYERYGWVGDDFGSVSGRAEWTLRFARDGWQVETVTRTVLTCDAEEFHLHAELDAYEDGRRIFSRNWQQSIPRDHV
- a CDS encoding ATP-grasp domain-containing protein, translating into MTIPSERASSEATSEPKNIFVLGMDELNLDSLRRLPGLEECRFHSLLGFDELVGRSAAGFTELLSRAQRQLESFDGEIDAITGYWDFPVSSLVPILCQRYDLPSPPLEAVVKCEHKYWSRLEQQKVTTAHPGFGLVDLENNPTMPAGLGFPAWLKPVKSFSSDLAYKVTSSAEFDDAVDNIRQGIGKIGKPFDELLEHLDLPQEIAEAGGQACLAEEAVKGRQVTVEGYSAHGQVHAYGVVDSINYEGTSSFLRYQYPSNVPEAVRIRLEDISVRLIEQIGLTPSTFNIEYFWDPDTDAINIIEVNPRLSQSHARLFEAVDGSPNLQCMVHLALGEQPRLPRGQGRHRVAAKWFLRRFTDGVVRRVPSEEEIAEIEHRLPGVTVQVIPGQGERLSDLPGQDSYSYELADIFIGANDEAELNELYQRCVDALHFEFSE
- a CDS encoding alpha/beta hydrolase fold domain-containing protein, which produces MASLMSKAVIAKYRMTRRKRVFADARALRRSAESNQTETSQLPGWVRAKFDVTGRDVHGHRCYTLRPRTSLGPVHIFYLHGGAYVHQIESAHWKFLDRLIDLTGASVTVPLYPLAPAHSYRETIPMVWESYEATVGAEAPENQVVMGDSAGGALSLFIAQRLKARGRPQPQRVVLISPWLDITVTDPSMPELDRHDPYLGIEGLREAGRLYARDLDPHDARLSPIYGDLDGLAPLSVYAATRDVLLADARRLRELTAQRGVGIDYEEYPGMFHGWILQSLPEARDATTRITKLLNVPSPAHR
- a CDS encoding STAS domain-containing protein → MSTPESSLGARSPRVTPDLPGRHPGLDLRCSRPTSKSVVIRAGGELDCRTAARLHELLATRLSSMVDTVVLDLSGLSFIGVAGLELLLHAHRQASSRRVDLRLVTGDAHCLRRALIAAESTETFHCYVTLELALATVPGRRRDQHATG